The Pleuronectes platessa chromosome 11, fPlePla1.1, whole genome shotgun sequence DNA segment TGCAatgataaaatgaaactataTTTAAGAGAAGAACTGTTCAAGACTGGAGATGatggaaaatatgaataatacaaatataaacttCACTTGAGAAAGAGAGTAAGATGAAGACACatcaacttttctttttgtcttgttttacgTCGTGATATTTCCTCGGTGTCCCTGATCTGTGTGCGTCTCCTCAGCATTGAGGTGTCTCTGTCCAGTAAACCTCAGGACGAGGACACGGAGGCCGACGTGGGTCTTCAGCTGAAGGTCAACTTCGTGGACAGGGCCGTCCAACGCAACGCCCGACTGGCGGGAAAGTGGGGTCCGTCTGAGAACACCATGTCCTTCTTTCCCTTTGCACCTGGAGAACCCTTCAAGGTAACTTCATCTCCCAGAGAGGAAGTGATGAGAACAGTGGGATAAACTTCACCTCCTTCTGTCAACATCTCAACCAGACTAATGTTGAAATGTTTCCTGGTTTTTTCCTGTTATTGCTCCAGTGGTTATCAGTGCAGGTCTTTTGTAATGAGTGAGATCTGAGAGGTGACGTTGACACTGTCAGATTGAAATGCCTCTAATTATGCACAAAAAGAAACTTAAAGTGCATCTTCTGCTTCACAGTCAGACCTGTTTTGTAAACTGTTGAATGTCATATTTGTTcctgcttttgtgtgtttgttatcagGATTACACTAAAACCTACAGAGTAGATTGTCTCAAAACTTGGTGGACGGATGTGGTTTGAGTCAGGAAGGAAGTtgaggtgaaaacaaaaccaggaTCCAGTCATTCAAACACGTCTCTGCTGTGCCGACAGTGGCCGAAAACTTCACAGGGCTCCTTTAAATTGTGCAAATATGTTTTGGTAATCCCCGTAAGCCAAAGGCTCAGATGACAAACCCATGACTTCTTATTAAGTATGAATGGGACGTGACTTGTTGACCCGTCAGCTTTAAATCTAGATCTAGAATGTCCCTCAGGGGAACGGGTTGTACCTGacccaaaccacatccttctaccaagtttcacAGAGACCTGTCGAGTTGTcgttgtgtaatcttgcttacaaacaaacaaacgtagCCTCCTGTACGTTCCCTCTTGACTTTTAGATGGAGATCGTCTGTGAGCACCAGCAGTTCCGGATCCTGGTGGACGGGCAGCCCCTGTGCGGCTTCACCCACCGGCTCTCCCCGCTCGCCTCCCTCACCTCCTTGCGAGTCCTTGGGGATCTACAGCTCACCAAGGTGGCCTAGCAGCAGCATCGCgctcacagacaaacaacatGAGGACGTCCCAGGGCTGCGTTTACAAGATTAGGACTAGCGCCTCCTCCTGAGTGAATAGATTGACCCACGATGGTGCTGTTGTGTTTCCAGACAAATAGTTTATACCCCTGCCTCGTAATAACGTGTTAAGACAAAGTGCCTTCACTTGATTACCTGCTTGAGGACTTGATAGATAGAGTCAGAATGTAACACTCAACAAACTGAATgtgatttgaattgaattaactTGTAAACAATGAGATTAAAGCAacaatatttccccccccccctattcgATGGACATTTGCACAAACCTGATGCGTCGGTCCTTGTGCACTGAAACGAGATTTCAGACGCGTGTCTTTAATTTCTCCGGAGCTAACCTTGGAGAGCACGTACGTTTGCTAGCGCCTGCATGAAGATGAATGTTCCTGGAACCAGCTGTGGCCGACTCAGTGCGCTAACATGTCGgcgagtgtgtttgtttccagatTCCACACAGAGCTGGAAGGATTAGTCCCACTTTCTGTTGTTGTACCATTAACTTCCACTCACTTAAAGGATTTACTCACAAGCTACTGACTCCCCCTGGTTTCCTAACTTTCTTTCACCTCCAGCACTTTTTCTGGGAACGTCACAAATTGACTTTACTTCACTGCAATAAATcacttttgttgttattttttgttttggtttgtttttcactctgtgGTCACGTAATGTCTGATTCGATTTACCCCAAAACCCACAGGACGGCCTCGGACTTCACTTCAGGTGGTGTGTCACTCGTGATTTCACTGGAACACCAACACCTGAGTCACTcagataagggttggactcatTGGGCTGACTGGGAGTGTCTCTCTGTGATTGCAGGGAGtggaaaacacagtgaaaaacGTCTCCTCAGGCTTTTCCTGTCTCGACATGTACGTCCTCTTGTCTTCAGATCCTCAGTGAAGTGAACGTTCCACATGAAACCATGTAAAAATACTCCAGCTGGGTTTTCTGCAGAGTTTACCAAGTAGCATCTAAGACTTGTAACATCTGTTTGATACCAGAGAGAATTCAATCaaacagacatatatatatatatatatgtaccaCCCAGAGTATGAAACTATTAATTTATTATCATATCACTTTTTCCAGTGATAAGATAATggaatttattaaattatactCACATGCTTTACTAAATAAGTGTTAAACTGGACCAGTAAATGTACTTTACACCAGTGGtgtgatttattaaaaaatcaACATGgagaaataatattttattttttatttttaattcataagaaaacacatgaaaacttAAGTTAAATCACAAAATCATTGCTACACTTGTTGGACttttaagtacatttaaatCCTCCTTGTACAAAGTTTTAAATATAGAATAatctgtttatttcatttctaaTTTGTTTGGGTGGAGATTAGATCCACACAAgtgttatttcttttaaaatctcGGTCCCAGTTTGGCGCTACAGTACATTCATGGAATGTGTAATTTCAATTTTCTTCAGAACAGACGAAAGTCTggttgaaatgttgaaatgttgaaatgcTGAGGTCTACGTCTGCTGCCTGATGGCGTCTATCCAGTCCATcttctcctgattggtcggGGCCTGGATGAAGTAATGTGTTTCGCCCTGAGTGATGATTTTAAACAGGTTTCCTTGAATGTTTCCGCTCACACCTGcacagaaggaaagaaaaggacagAATCCGATTAATCAACATGTCGTTTTTCAAAAGCTAGAAAGTTGGTAGAAAGTTGAAAGTAGAGTTTATCCTTCTTGTACTATTCTTAATTTTGTCATTGTCGCCacaacaaaacatcaacatgtgAGTTCTCACACGTTCAGGTTCACTCACCTGAGGGAACTCCGTTATCGTTCAGAGACGACACCAGGCAGCTGCGCAGAGAGAAGCCGCCGGCGGGGCTGAGCTCATCCTGACATGTGACACAAGACAGGAAGAGGATCAGACCGAAGCATTATTACTCTTATTATCAATATAATGGGATTTAACAGTAATGACATCACCGacctgaaacacagacaaataaagCAACTGGATTGTTTGgactaaaaacatttttttctgtaaataaaaggcCCCTTTCTAAGTTTTAACCACGGACCAAATAAATAACCAGGTAATATATTAACTTATGATCTATTGCCTGATGCTGGTCCCTCATATTATGGTCTGTAAACTCACCTTGGTGGGGTCATAGTAGTGAAGGAACGCTGGTTCTGAACGCAGCACGAACAGTCGCACCTTCCAGTTCTTCCTTCGGTGTCCCTGAAGATTATCAACGTTTTAATTTGACTAATTCATTACAACACAAAGTCAGGAAATAGAAACACATCAAAACGCTT contains these protein-coding regions:
- the si:ch211-10a23.2 gene encoding galectin-related protein A-like; its protein translation is MEEQDKKENAEFTGEIKGGMRPSMKLVVMGIIDKKPKIIEVSLSSKPQDEDTEADVGLQLKVNFVDRAVQRNARLAGKWGPSENTMSFFPFAPGEPFKMEIVCEHQQFRILVDGQPLCGFTHRLSPLASLTSLRVLGDLQLTKVA